A single region of the Salipaludibacillus sp. LMS25 genome encodes:
- a CDS encoding UbiX family flavin prenyltransferase — MKAISDKKRVTVAITGASGAIYGVRCVQALLAEGHTVHFLLTSAAWQVLYYEMGVDTSDEQACLEELFGKWDHFHYHTQQDFSAPIASGSAKSDAMIIVPCSMGTLAKISHGISSNLLERAADVMLKERRKLIVVPRESPLSSIHLENMKRVSDLGGMIVPAMPGYYHNPKTMDDLINFVVGKVLDQVEVDHNLFTRWGDDSR; from the coding sequence ATGAAAGCTATAAGCGATAAAAAAAGGGTGACTGTCGCCATAACAGGAGCTAGCGGGGCTATTTATGGGGTGAGGTGTGTGCAGGCTTTGCTCGCTGAGGGGCACACGGTTCACTTTTTATTAACAAGTGCGGCATGGCAGGTTTTGTATTATGAGATGGGGGTTGATACATCAGACGAGCAAGCATGCCTTGAGGAATTGTTCGGAAAGTGGGATCATTTCCATTATCATACGCAACAAGATTTTTCCGCCCCCATTGCAAGCGGATCAGCAAAAAGTGACGCCATGATTATCGTCCCATGTTCTATGGGGACATTAGCTAAAATCTCACACGGCATTTCAAGTAACTTACTGGAAAGGGCTGCAGACGTGATGTTAAAAGAAAGACGGAAACTGATCGTCGTACCGAGGGAGTCGCCTCTTAGTTCAATACATCTTGAAAATATGAAGCGAGTGAGTGACTTAGGTGGCATGATCGTACCGGCTATGCCAGGATACTATCATAACCCTAAGACGATGGATGATCTGATTAATTTTGTAGTAGGGAAAGTGTTAGATCAAGTAGAGGTGGATCATAATTTGTTTACTAGGTGGGGAGACGATAGTAGATGA
- a CDS encoding menaquinone biosynthesis protein, translating to MSLVIAEISYTNILPMFYYVDREKLKHAGCEFVPAIPSQLNQDMADGKVHVGGISSFAYGEHSEEYQVLPDLSVSAMKQVGSIFLFSKKPIEELGGASIALTSSSATSVNLLKIILSKFYQLNVTYTTMAPNYSVMMNDHDACLLIGDDAILTSFSKQDAIYQYDLGCLWKLFTGFPMTFALFAIRKEAWEKHGELLAEVHRQFLKSKLLSRNNRFSEMITSIRVQLGGTTDFWQTYFAGLNYELTETHLEGLHHFYDLAYELNLLTQKVNKVSIWNPTENFHSV from the coding sequence ATGAGCCTTGTCATAGCGGAAATATCTTATACAAATATTTTACCGATGTTTTATTATGTAGACCGTGAAAAATTAAAACATGCAGGCTGTGAATTTGTGCCAGCTATCCCTTCTCAATTAAATCAAGATATGGCGGATGGAAAAGTCCATGTGGGAGGAATTTCTTCCTTTGCGTATGGCGAGCACAGTGAAGAGTATCAAGTGCTTCCAGATTTATCTGTTTCCGCCATGAAGCAAGTTGGTTCTATTTTTTTATTCTCAAAGAAACCCATTGAAGAGCTCGGTGGTGCGTCTATTGCCTTAACGTCTAGCTCAGCTACGTCAGTTAATTTGTTGAAAATTATCCTAAGTAAATTCTATCAATTAAACGTGACATATACAACGATGGCTCCTAATTATAGCGTTATGATGAACGACCATGATGCATGCCTTCTTATCGGCGATGATGCTATTCTTACTTCTTTCTCTAAACAAGACGCTATCTATCAGTATGACTTAGGTTGCTTATGGAAACTATTTACAGGGTTTCCTATGACATTCGCGTTATTTGCTATTCGCAAAGAAGCGTGGGAAAAGCATGGAGAACTTTTAGCAGAAGTGCATCGACAATTTTTGAAGAGTAAGCTGTTAAGTCGTAACAACAGGTTTAGTGAGATGATAACATCTATACGGGTTCAGCTCGGTGGTACAACAGATTTTTGGCAAACTTATTTCGCAGGCTTGAACTATGAGTTAACAGAAACGCATTTAGAAGGCTTACATCATTTTTATGATTTAGCTTATGAATTAAACCTTCTCACCCAAAAAGTGAATAAAGTGTCGATCTGGAATCCAACAGAGAATTTTCATTCTGTTTAG